In the Urocitellus parryii isolate mUroPar1 chromosome 10, mUroPar1.hap1, whole genome shotgun sequence genome, one interval contains:
- the Dcaf16 gene encoding DDB1- and CUL4-associated factor 16, which yields MGPRNPSPDPLSESESEEEENISYLNESSGEEWDSSEEDDPKVPNLTPLESLAWQVKCLLKYSTTWKPLNPNSWLYHAKLLDPSTPVHILREIGLRLSHCSHCVPKLEPIPEWPPLASCGVPPFQKPLTSSSRLSRDHASLNGALQFATKQLSRTLSRATPIPEYLKQNPNSCVSGCCCGWLTKTVKETTRTEPINTTYSYTDFQKAVNKLLTASL from the coding sequence atGGGTCCCAGAAATCCCTCTCCTGACCCTTTGTCAGAATCAGAAagtgaggaagaagaaaacattagCTACCTAAATGAGAGTTCTGGAGAAGAGTGGGATTCCTCAGAAGAAGACGACCCCAAGGTGCCCAACCTAACACCTCTTGAGAGTCTTGCCTGGCAGGTTaagtgccttttaaaatattctacaacTTGGAAACCTTTAAATCCTAATTCCTGGTTGTATCATGCTAAACTCTTGGATCCAAGTACACCAGTTCATATACTTCGAGAGATAGGTCTAAGACTCTCCCATTGTTCCCATTGTGTCCCCAAACTGGAACCAATTCCTGAATGGCCCCCTTTAGCCTCTTGTGGAGTCCCACCTTTTCAAAAGCCCCTTACAAGTTCCAGCAGGCTTTCTAGAGATCATGCCTCTTTAAATGGAGCACTGCAGTTTGCTACCAAACAGTTAAGCCGAACATTGAGCAGAGCTACTCCCATACCTGAATACTTAaaacaaaatcctaattcatgtgTTTCTGGTTGTTGCTGTGGCTGGCTAACTAAAACAGTAAAGGAAACCACCCGCACCGAACCCATCAACACTACTTATTCCTACACTGACTTCCAAAAGGCAGTTAACAAACTCCTAACTGCTTCATTATAA